The following DNA comes from Fibrobacter sp..
CAAAATGAATCTGGCAATTCAGTTCCCGTCAGTTTTGCTGCCTTCGAATCTACCTACAAAGCCCTATCCGAAAAACTCCGCCCTCAAGTCTATCAATTCGGATTCTTGAAATAAAAAGTCAGGGCGTTGCGGCCTTTGACCACTTAGCGCTTCAGCGCTTATGTGGGCATGGCCACCTTTAGGTGGTGTGTCCCCGCAGAGGGGGTAGCGGAAACGGCAAGGAGATCCCCGCCTGCGCGGGGATGACAAGATGACGGCGGGGTTGACGAGTCGTTGCAGCGAGGGGGAGGCTTCCCCCTTTGGGGTAAAACCTATTTCAAGAATGCGAAGAACACGGCGCCGATGACCAGCACAAAGGCCACGATGTGGTTCCACTGGAGGGTTTCGGTGCGGAACAGGGTGACAGCCAGGGTGGTGAACACCGTGATGGAAATGGCCTCCTGGATGATTTTCAGTTGCATGAGGCTGAAGGGCCCGCCATTGATGCGGCTTCCGATGTTGTTGGCGGGAATCATGAAGGAGTATTCGATGAGGGCGATGCCCCAGCTGGCGAGAATCACGAGAATCAGCGGCCAGTCGGTGCTGATGTGCATCTCCTTCAGCTTGAGGTTGCCGTACCAGGCAAGGGTCATGAAGAAGTTGCTGATGATGAGGAGGACGATGGTGATGATTCCGGCTTTCATGAGTTTAGGGGCTAGGGGTTAGGATTTAGGGGTTAGGGGTTGGTGCGTAGGCGGTATGGTTTTCCGGTGCTCATTTGGTAGGCGAGGCGGGCGCGGACCTGCTCCAGGTAGGCGATGTATTTTTCACTCTGGTAGTCACGGTAGGTCCAGTCGAAATGGTGGAAGTGCCCGTCCTGAAAGTAAAGGGTGGGCTCCACGAAAATCCCGCGACTGATATAAACCCGCTGCCGCTGGTCCTTGGTGGTGGCCAAGAAGAACTGCCCGAGAGTCATGTAGCCCGGGTCCAGGTTCACGGGCCGGAGTCCCGGCGTTCCCGCACGCTCGGCGATTTCAAGTTCCAGGTCGTTGGTCCAGAGTTTGATGTCCACGATTTCGGTACGATCCACCAGGGGCTCGTAGCTGAAGAAGGCCCGCAGGGGGGCGTCGCCGATTTCTTCTTTGTAGTAGTTGGTAAAGGTAAAGGGGAAGGGTTCCAGGTTCAGGTCCTCTTCGCCAAAACGCTCGCGGAGGGTGCTGCGGACGGACTCTACCGAAGCGGCGTCCTTTGCCAGGATCCCAACGATGATTTTGACTTTGGCCGGTTCTTTTACAGCGCCCATGGTGACCCAAATATAATTTTTCTACATATAGTCCTATGACCCTGTTTTCCCGCGCGCCTATATTT
Coding sequences within:
- a CDS encoding DMT family protein; the protein is MKAGIITIVLLIISNFFMTLAWYGNLKLKEMHISTDWPLILVILASWGIALIEYSFMIPANNIGSRINGGPFSLMQLKIIQEAISITVFTTLAVTLFRTETLQWNHIVAFVLVIGAVFFAFLK
- a CDS encoding DUF4416 family protein, translated to MGAVKEPAKVKIIVGILAKDAASVESVRSTLRERFGEEDLNLEPFPFTFTNYYKEEIGDAPLRAFFSYEPLVDRTEIVDIKLWTNDLELEIAERAGTPGLRPVNLDPGYMTLGQFFLATTKDQRQRVYISRGIFVEPTLYFQDGHFHHFDWTYRDYQSEKYIAYLEQVRARLAYQMSTGKPYRLRTNP